Below is a genomic region from Candidatus Omnitrophota bacterium.
TATGCATTACGATATCGATGGCGGAAACATTGTCTAAAACATAAAGCCAATCTCTCGTATTTAAACCATTGCCGTATAGAGGAATTTTTTTGTTTTCTAACAGATTGGTAATGAATAAGGGAATTATCTTCTCAGGATATTGATAAGGACCAAAATTGTTGGAGGAACGAGTTATAATTACCGGCAGTTTATAGGTCCGATAATAAGAAAGAGCCAAGAGGTCTGCGGATGCCTTGGAAACAGCATAAGGATTAGAAGGATTTAGGGAAGTATCTTCTTTAAAAAATCCCTCTCTTCTGCTTCCATAGACTTCATCAGTAGATATCTGGAGAAATAAGTCTATTTTTTTATCTCTCGCTGACTCTAAGAGCATATAGGTTCCATAAAAATTTGTTCTTAAAAAATCATCCGCTTTCTTAAGGGAGCGGTCTACATGAGTTTCGCTTGCAAAATTTATTAGAGTATCTACCTCTTTTATCAAATTTTTTACAACTTTAAAATTGCAGATATCACCCTTTATAAATTTATAGCGGGAGTCTTTTTCTATATCCTTTAAATTCTTTAAGTTTCCTGCATAGGTAAGTTTGTCTAAATTTATGACTTTATATTGAGGATATTTCTTAAGAATGTAACGGATGAAATTTGAACCAATAAAACCGCAACCTCCGGTAACTAAAATCTTCTCCATTAAAACCAGCCTCTCCCTATGCCCGTATAACGAAAACCAAGCTTCTTTACCTTATCGGGCTCATAAATATTCCTGCCATCAATGATAATTGGTTGGCGCATTAATCTTTTTAATCTCAATAAATCCAACTCTTTAAACTCATTCCATTCAGTAACAATTGCCAAACAGTCAGCATTTCTTGCCACCTCATAAGAGTTGCGACAGAAGTGAATTTTATCTTTTAAAACCTCTTTCACTTTAGGCATCGCCTGGGGGTCAAAACAACGAATATTTGCACCCTCTTTAAGTAATGCAGAAATAATTTCCAGGGAAGGAGCATTACGAATATCGTCGGTATTGGGTTTAAAAGAAAGTCCTAAAATGCCAATATTTTTATCTTGGATGACCCAAAGAGCATCTTTAATCTTTTTTAAGAAAAGGGTTTTTTGGTTTTCGTTTATCTTTCTTACCGCTTTCAGGAGTTCAAATTCATACCCCGCCTTATCAGCAATGTGAATAAAAGCATCCACATCTTTGGGAAAGCAGGAACCTCCATAACCAATGCCTGCATCAAGAAAGGCTCTACCGATACGCTTATCTAACCCCATCCCTTCCGCCACCTTCAATACATCTGCTCCTGTTTTTTCACAAATATTGGCAATGGCATTGATAAAAGAAATCTTTGTGGCTAAAAAGGAATTGGCTGCGTGTTTAATCATTTCTGCAGAATTTATGTCTGTAAAAATTATGGGGGCCTTTAAGGGTTTATACAATTCAGAAAGAATTTCTTTTGCCTTTCTTGACTCTACGCCAATCACAATGCGGTCAGGATGAAGAAAATCTTGAATTGCTGAACCTTCTCTTAAAAACTCCGGATTGGAAGCAATATCAAACTTTACCCTACCACGGTTAAATACTTTTATGGTATGCTCAATCCATTTACCTGTTTCCACAGGAACAGTGCTTTTCTCAACGATAATTCGATAGGTGCGCATATTACAAGCAATTTCACGAGCGACATTTTCTACAAAAGTCAAATCCGCTTCTCCTCCAGACTTGGAAGGTGTTCCCACAGCAATAAATATCACTAGAGAGTTTTTGACAACAGTTTTTATCTGGTTAGTAAAAGAAAGACGTTTCTCTCTCAAATTACGTACAACCATTTCTTCCAGACCGGGTTCGTAAAAAGAAACTCTTCCTTTTTTAAGAAGTTCTATTTTCTTTTTGTCTGAATCCATACAGATAACTTCATTACCCAAATCAGCAAAACAGGCTCCTGTAACCAACCCTACATACCCTGAACCAATTATTCCTATTTTCATCTTAAATCACCTTGTAATTTTGGGTTTGGAATAAGATGCAGAAAATCTAAACGGAATTTCAG
It encodes:
- the rfbB gene encoding dTDP-glucose 4,6-dehydratase: MEKILVTGGCGFIGSNFIRYILKKYPQYKVINLDKLTYAGNLKNLKDIEKDSRYKFIKGDICNFKVVKNLIKEVDTLINFASETHVDRSLKKADDFLRTNFYGTYMLLESARDKKIDLFLQISTDEVYGSRREGFFKEDTSLNPSNPYAVSKASADLLALSYYRTYKLPVIITRSSNNFGPYQYPEKIIPLFITNLLENKKIPLYGNGLNTRDWLYVLDNVSAIDIVMHKGRIGEIYNIGGGNFLSNIQLAKILLQMMEKQGDFIEYVSDRPGHDFRYALDSSKIKALGWSPVYSFEDALKETVDWYKKNTLWWKHLKNKARRKDGR
- a CDS encoding UDP-glucose/GDP-mannose dehydrogenase family protein — translated: MKIGIIGSGYVGLVTGACFADLGNEVICMDSDKKKIELLKKGRVSFYEPGLEEMVVRNLREKRLSFTNQIKTVVKNSLVIFIAVGTPSKSGGEADLTFVENVAREIACNMRTYRIIVEKSTVPVETGKWIEHTIKVFNRGRVKFDIASNPEFLREGSAIQDFLHPDRIVIGVESRKAKEILSELYKPLKAPIIFTDINSAEMIKHAANSFLATKISFINAIANICEKTGADVLKVAEGMGLDKRIGRAFLDAGIGYGGSCFPKDVDAFIHIADKAGYEFELLKAVRKINENQKTLFLKKIKDALWVIQDKNIGILGLSFKPNTDDIRNAPSLEIISALLKEGANIRCFDPQAMPKVKEVLKDKIHFCRNSYEVARNADCLAIVTEWNEFKELDLLRLKRLMRQPIIIDGRNIYEPDKVKKLGFRYTGIGRGWF